The following coding sequences lie in one Mus musculus strain C57BL/6J chromosome 11, GRCm38.p6 C57BL/6J genomic window:
- the Tmc8 gene encoding transmembrane channel-like protein 8 isoform X3, with translation MFRQWSVQSGPAPRRPESQAASEELWEQEVERLCASRTPVRMLPYAMADKRFIRELREPEGVKTTFWQRWHRPRRVARQHLREAEQRLARGFGLWEGALYEIGGLFGTGIQSYFTFLRFLLLLNLLTMLLTACFVLLPLVWLRPPELGPALKLTGLQCSSSPLPQSDIPRFHNPLWNILTGRAFNNTYLFYGAYRAGPESSSEYSIRLAYLLSPMVCLLLCFCGILQRMAEGLPQQTLLGQRYRTPLSAKVFSSWDFCIRVWEAATIKKHEISNELKMELEEGRRVELAQQQTRAQKACRLLTYLRTNILIVLLVVGAISAIFWATKYSQDNKEESLFLVLQYLPPGVISLVNFLGPQLFTVLIQLENYPPGTEVNLTLIWCVVLKLASLGMFSFSLGQTVLCIGRNKTSCESYGYNACDYQCWENSVGEELYKLIIFNFLLTVAFAFLVSLPRRLLVERFSGWFWTWLDREEFLVPKNVLDIVAAQTVTWMGLFYCPLLPLLNSVFLFLTFYIKKYTLLRNSRASPRRFRASSSTFFFHLVLLLGLLLAAVPLAYVISSTHSSWDCGLFTNYSAPWQVVPELVALQLPLPSQRALRYLSSHAFSFPLLILLSIVLTVCISQSRANARAIQGLRKQLVWVQEKWHLVDDLSRLLPELSPEPGSPHSRASRPRSFCPGFPCPGSPGPRTPRLAPSNRLSSSSLGAPSASVPASRFHFPSRTEL, from the exons ATGTTTCGCCAGTGGTCGGTGCAGTCAGGACCAGCCCCACGAAGGCCTGAATCCCAGGCGGCCTCGGAGGAGCTGTGGGAGCAAGAAGTGGAGCGGCTATGCGCCTCCCGGACGCCTGTGCGGATGCTGCCTTACGCCATGGCAGACAAGCGCTTCATCCG GGAACTGCGGGAGCCCGAGGGAGTGAAGACCACCTTCTGGCAGCGGTGGCATCGCCCGAGGCGGGTGGCGCGACAACACCTGAGGGAGGCAGAGCAACGGCTGGCCCGCGGCTTCGGTCTCTGGGAGGGAGCTCTCTACGAGATTGGGG GCCTCTTCGGAACCGGGATCCAGTCCTACTTCACTTTCCTTCGCTTCCTGCTGCTGCTCAACCTGCTGACCATGCTGCTGACTGCCTGCTTTGTGCTGCTGCCCCTGGTCTGGCTCCGCCCCCCTGAGCTAGGCCCTGCCCTGAAACTGA CAGGACTCCAGTGCTCCAGCAGCCCCCTGCCTCAGAGTGACATTCCAAGGTTTCACAACCCACTTTGGAATATTTTAACGGGCAGA GCCTTCAACAACACCTATCTCTTCTACGGTGCCTACCGAGCGGGGCCAGAGAGCAGCTCTGAATACAGCATCCGCCTGGCCTACCTCCTTAGCCCGATGGTCTGCCTGCTCCTCTGTTTCTGTGGGATACTGCAGAG GATGGCAGAAGGCCTACCCCAGCAGACACTCTTGGGTCAGCGCTACAGGACACCCCTCAGCGCCAAAGTGTTCTCATCCTGGGACTTCTGCATCCGGGTGTGGGAAGCCGCCACCATCAAGAAGCACGAAATCAGCAATGAACTGAAG ATGGAGCTGGAAGAGGGCCGCCGCGTGGAGCTGGCTCAACAACAGACCAGGGCCCAGAAGGCCTGCCGCCTGCTCACCTACCTTCGCACCAACATCCTCATTGTGCTCCTAGTGGTCGGAGCCATCAGCGCCATCTTCTGGGCCACCAAGTACTCACAGGACAACAAGGAG GAGTCCCTTTTTCTGGTGCTCCAGTACTTGCCTCCTGGAGTCATCTCCCTGGTCAACTTCCTGGGCCCCCAATTGTTCACAGTCCTGATCCAGCTGGAGAACTACCCTCCCGGCACTGAAGTCAACCTCACCCTGATCTG GTGCGTGGTGCTGAAGCTGGCCAGCTTGGGCATGTTCTCCTTCTCCCTGGGTCAGACGGTGCTGTGCATAGGCAGAAACAAGACCAGCTGCGAGTCCTACGGCTACAACGCTTGCGACTACCAG TGCTGGGAGAACTCGGTGGGCGAAGAATTATATAAGTTAATCATCTTCAACTTCCTGCTCACCGTGGCCTTCGCCTTCCTGGTCAGCCTGCCTCGAAG gctgttAGTGGAGCGCTTCTCGGGCTGGTTCTGGACTTGGCTAGACCGGGAGGAGTTCCTGGTGCCTAAGAATGTGCTGGACATCGTGGCTGCACAGACTGTCACCTGGATGGGCCTCTTCTACTGCCCCCTGCTGCCACTACTCAACagtgtcttcctctttctcacctTCTACATCAAGAAG TACACCCTCCTGAGGAACTCCAGGGCGTCCCCGCGGCGTTTCCGAGCCTCCAGCTCCACCTTCTTCTTCCACCTGGTGCTGCTCCTAGGCCTGCTTTTGGCTGCAGTACCTCTGGCCTACGTGATCAGCAG cacccactcCTCCTGGGACTGTGGCCTCTTCACAAACTATTCGGCCCCCTGGCAGGTGGTACCCGAGCTGGTAGCCCTCCAGCTCCCACTTCCTAGCCAGCGTGCCCTCCGTTACCTCAGCTCCCACGCCTTCAGCTTCCCACTCCTCATTCTGCTCAG CATCGTCCTGACGGTTTGCATCTCCCAGTCCCGGGCGAATGCCAGAGCCATCCAGGGGCTGAGGAAGCAACTGGTGTGG GTCCAGGAAAAGTGGCACCTGGTGGACGACCTGTCGCGGCTGCTGCCAGAACTGAGCCCAGAGCCCGGGTCCCCTCACTCTCGAGCTTCGCGTCCACGATCcttctgtcctggatttccatgCCCAGGCTCGCCCGGTCCCAGGACACCCAGGCTGGCACCCTCCAACAGGCTGAGCTCCTCGAGCCTCGGAGCCCCCAGTGCctcggttcctgcctccagatttcaCTTCCCCAGCCGCACAGAGCTGTAG